A stretch of Oryza brachyantha chromosome 4, ObraRS2, whole genome shotgun sequence DNA encodes these proteins:
- the LOC102707582 gene encoding putative 12-oxophytodienoate reductase 12, whose protein sequence is MGAFQREEVQKGESPNMEPISLLSPYDMGKFNLSHRIVLAPLTRSRSYGNLPQPHAMEYYSQRATKGGLLIAEATGVSSDAQGMSVIPHTPGIWTKEQVEAWKPIVDAVHAKGGIFFCQIWHVGRASDMEERPISSTYNPIEKTAENYFLDFSNPRSLPVEEIPDVIKHFTLAAKNALDAGFDGVEVHAANGFLLDQFMKDGVNGRADEYGGSLENRCRFALEVVDAVVAEVGPDHTGVRLSPFSRCLDCADSDPDALAVHMARELNARDVLYCNVVEPELAAAAANGGGAGTRVPHRLRGVREAFDGTLMVGGGYDRAEGDWAVADGYADLVVYGRLFLANPDLPRRFRLGAPLNGYDRATFYTADPVVGYTDYPFLDGDGDSDDGI, encoded by the exons ATGGGCGCCTTTCAAAGAGAAGAGGTTCAGAAAGGAGAAAGCCCAAATATGGAGCCTATATCACTCCTGAGTCCTTATGATATGGGAAAGTTCAATTTGTCACACAG AATTGTGTTAGCACCATTAACAAGATCTAGGTCATATGGTAATCTCCCACAACCGCATGCGATGGAGTACTACTCACAAAGGGCAACCAAGGGAGGCCTTTTGATTGCAGAAGCCACAGGTGTGTCATCTGATGCACAAGGGATGAGTGTAATCCCTCACACCCCAGGGATATGGACCAAGGAACAAGTGGAGGCTTGGAAACCTATTGTAGATGCAGTGCATGCCAAAGGTGGCATATTCTTTTGTCAAATCTGGCATGTTGGAAGAGCATCTGACATGG AGGAACGGCCCATCTCAAGCACATATAACCCTATTGAGAAGACTGCGGAGAACTACTTCCTGGATTTCTCCAACCCAAGGAGCTTACCTGTTGAAGAGATCCCTGATGTCATCAAGCATTTCACACTTGCTGCCAAAAATGCATTGGATGCAG gTTTTGATGGGGTTGAGGTCCACGCTGCAAATGGCTTCCTCCTGGACCAGTTCATGAAGGACGGCGTCAACGGCCGCGCCGACGAGTACGGCGGCAGCCTGGAGAACCGCTGCCGCTTCGCGCTGGAGGTGGTCGACGCCGTGGTGGCCGAGGTCGGGCCGGACCACACCGGCGTCCGCCTCTCCCCGTTCTCCCGCTGCCTCGACTGCGCCGACTCCGACCCGGACGCGCTGGCCGTCCACATGGCGCGCGAGCTGAACGCGCGCGACGTCctctactgcaacgtggtggaGCCCgagttggcggcggcggcggcgaacggcggcggcgcggggacgcggGTCCCGCACCGGCTGCGCGGCGTGCGGGAGGCGTTCGACGGCACGCTGATGGTCGGCGGAGGGTACGACAGGGCGGAGGGCGACTgggccgtcgccgacggcTACGCCGACCTCGTCGTCTACGGCCGCCTGTTCCTCGCCAACCCGGACCTCCCCAGGAGGTTCCGGCTCGGCGCGCCGCTCAACGGGTACGACAGGGCGACGTTCTACACCGCCGACCCCGTCGTCGGCTACACCGACTACCCGttcctcgacggcgacggcgacagcgacgacggcatTTAG
- the LOC102719761 gene encoding putative 12-oxophytodienoate reductase 11 isoform X2 yields MHSRYKDTPGIWTKEQVEAWKPIVDGVHAKGGIFFCQIWHVGRVSNNTFQPNGQAPISSTNKSMKPAVRANGIDVATFSTPRQLETDEIPSIVNDFRVAARNAIDAGFDGVEIHGAHGYLIDQFLKDQVNDRIDKYGGSLENRCRFALEVAQAVVDEIGADKVGIRLSPFASYSEASDSNPEALGLYMANALNKLGILYCHMVEPRMAKLGEKFETPYSLGPIRNAFKGTFIAAGGYTQEDGNKAVSTGYADLVAYGRLFLSNPDLPRRFEIDAPLNKYNRETFYISDPVIGYTDYPFLPSDV; encoded by the exons ATGCATTCAAGGTACAAAGATACTCCTGGCATTTGGACAAAGGAGCAAGTTGAAGCATGGAAGCCAATCGTAGATGGTGTTCATGCCAAAGGGGGAATATTTTTCTGTCAGATTTGGCACGTAGGAAGAGTCTCTAATAACA CTTTTCAGCCTAATGGGCAGGCTCCAATTTCGAGCACCAATAAGTCAATGAAACCTGCAGTAAGAGCCAATGGCATAGATGTGGCTACTTTCTCAACTCCTAGGCAATTAGAGACTGATGAGATCCCTTCCATCGTCAATGATTTCAGGGTCGCAGCTAGAAATGCAATTGACGCTG GATTTGATGGTGTTGAAATCCATGGAGCTCATGGTTATTTGATCGATCAGTTTCTAAAAGATCAGGTCAATGATCGCATTGACAAATACGGTGGAAGCTTAGAAAATCGCTGCCGGTTTGCGCTAGAAGTGGCGCAAGCCGTAGTTGATGAAATTGGAGCTGACAAGGTTGGGATAAGGCTGTCACCCTTTGCCAGCTATTCAGAGGCATCAGACTCAAATCCAGAAGCTCTAGGTCTGTACATGGCAAATGCACTAAACAAGTTAGGAATTCTCTACTGTCACATGGTGGAGCCTCGGATGGCAAAACTTGGTGAAAAGTTTGAAACCCCCTACAGTCTTGGTCCGATCAGGAATGCTTTCAAGGGAACATTCATAGCCGCTGGTGGATACACTCAGGAGGATGGAAATAAAGCAGTGTCCACTGGCTATGCAGATTTGGTTGCTTACGGGCGCTTGTTTTTGTCCAATCCTGATTTGCCTCGGAGGTTTGAGATAGATGCTCCTCTCAACAAGTACAACAGAGAGACTTTCTACATCTCTGATCCAGTTATTGGGTACACTGACTATCCTTTTCTTCCATCAGATGTCTGA
- the LOC102719761 gene encoding putative 12-oxophytodienoate reductase 11 isoform X1: MSSGGGSAAPLLTPYKMGRFDLSHRVVLAPLTRQRSYGNVPQPHAILYYQQRTTKGGLLIAEATGISDTAQGYKDTPGIWTKEQVEAWKPIVDGVHAKGGIFFCQIWHVGRVSNNTFQPNGQAPISSTNKSMKPAVRANGIDVATFSTPRQLETDEIPSIVNDFRVAARNAIDAGFDGVEIHGAHGYLIDQFLKDQVNDRIDKYGGSLENRCRFALEVAQAVVDEIGADKVGIRLSPFASYSEASDSNPEALGLYMANALNKLGILYCHMVEPRMAKLGEKFETPYSLGPIRNAFKGTFIAAGGYTQEDGNKAVSTGYADLVAYGRLFLSNPDLPRRFEIDAPLNKYNRETFYISDPVIGYTDYPFLPSDV; the protein is encoded by the exons atgagcagcggcggcggtagcGCAGCACCACTCCTCACCCCCTACAAGATGGGAAGATTTGATCTTTCCCACAG GGTAGTTCTTGCACCACTGACAAGGCAGCGATCCTATGGTAATGTTCCCCAGCCTCATGCCATTCTCTACTATCAACAGAGAACAACCAAAGGAGGCCTTTTAATTGCTGAAGCCACTGGAATTTCCGACACTGCTCAAGG GTACAAAGATACTCCTGGCATTTGGACAAAGGAGCAAGTTGAAGCATGGAAGCCAATCGTAGATGGTGTTCATGCCAAAGGGGGAATATTTTTCTGTCAGATTTGGCACGTAGGAAGAGTCTCTAATAACA CTTTTCAGCCTAATGGGCAGGCTCCAATTTCGAGCACCAATAAGTCAATGAAACCTGCAGTAAGAGCCAATGGCATAGATGTGGCTACTTTCTCAACTCCTAGGCAATTAGAGACTGATGAGATCCCTTCCATCGTCAATGATTTCAGGGTCGCAGCTAGAAATGCAATTGACGCTG GATTTGATGGTGTTGAAATCCATGGAGCTCATGGTTATTTGATCGATCAGTTTCTAAAAGATCAGGTCAATGATCGCATTGACAAATACGGTGGAAGCTTAGAAAATCGCTGCCGGTTTGCGCTAGAAGTGGCGCAAGCCGTAGTTGATGAAATTGGAGCTGACAAGGTTGGGATAAGGCTGTCACCCTTTGCCAGCTATTCAGAGGCATCAGACTCAAATCCAGAAGCTCTAGGTCTGTACATGGCAAATGCACTAAACAAGTTAGGAATTCTCTACTGTCACATGGTGGAGCCTCGGATGGCAAAACTTGGTGAAAAGTTTGAAACCCCCTACAGTCTTGGTCCGATCAGGAATGCTTTCAAGGGAACATTCATAGCCGCTGGTGGATACACTCAGGAGGATGGAAATAAAGCAGTGTCCACTGGCTATGCAGATTTGGTTGCTTACGGGCGCTTGTTTTTGTCCAATCCTGATTTGCCTCGGAGGTTTGAGATAGATGCTCCTCTCAACAAGTACAACAGAGAGACTTTCTACATCTCTGATCCAGTTATTGGGTACACTGACTATCCTTTTCTTCCATCAGATGTCTGA
- the LOC102720040 gene encoding LOW QUALITY PROTEIN: putative 12-oxophytodienoate reductase 13 (The sequence of the model RefSeq protein was modified relative to this genomic sequence to represent the inferred CDS: inserted 1 base in 1 codon; deleted 1 base in 1 codon; substituted 1 base at 1 genomic stop codon) produces MEHVPLLSPYEMGRYTLSHRIVLAPLTRSRSYEATGVSSDAQGINNPGIWTKEQVEAWKPVVDAVHAKGGVFFCQIWHVGRASDLEQEPISSTDKPVEKNEFTNMDFPVPRRLTVDEIPHIVDHFRKAARNAIDAGFDGVEINGAHXFLLEQFMKDGVNDRTDEXGGSLENRCRFALEVVEAVAAEVGPDRVGLRLSPYPYLSYFGCRGSDPDALGMYMAQELDRRRIVYCSVVEPEMTASPAPRVPRRLHGMRKAFGGTFIVAGGYDREEGNRAVADGYADMVAFGRLFLANPDLPRRFRLDDPPLNKYDRATFYTGDPVVGYTDYPFLDGDGDDDDCEAVSVTRAE; encoded by the exons ATGGAGCATGTTCCTCTTTTGAGTCCTTATGAAATGGGAAGGTACACTTTATCACACAG AATTGTGCTGGCACCATTAACAAGATCAAGATCATATG AAGCTACAGGGGTATCGTCTGATGCTCAAGGCATTAACAACCCAGGGATCTGGACTAAGGAACAAGTAGAGGCCTGGAAGCCTGTTGTGGATGCTGTGCATGCAAAGGGTGGAGTATTCTTCTGTCAGATTTGGCATGTAGGAAGAGCATCTGACTTAG AGCAAGAACCCATCTCGAGCACGGACAAGCCGGTGGAAAAGAATGAATTTACCAATATGGATTTTCCTGTCCCAAGACGGTTAACTGTTGACGAAATTCCTCATATCGTCGATCATTTCAGAAAAGCTGCAAGAAATGCTATAGATGCTG GGTTTGATGGGGTTGAAATTAACGGTGCGC GCTTCCTCCTCGAGCAGTTCATGAAAGACGGCGTCAACGACCGCACCGACGAGTAAGGGGGCAGCCTGGAGAACCGCTGCCGCTTCGCCCTCGAGGTCGTCGAGGCCGTGGCCGCCGAGGTTGGGCCCGACCGCGTCGGGCTCCGCCTCTCCCCTTAC CCTTACCTCAGCTACTTCGGCTGCCGTGGCTCCGACCCGGACGCGCTGGGCATGTACATGGCGCAGGAGCTGGACAGACGCCGCATCGTGTACTGCAGCGTGGTGGAGCCCGAGATGacagcctcgccggcgccgagggtCCCGAGGAGGCTGCACGGCATGAGGAAGGCCTTCGGCGGGACGTTCATCGTTGCCGGAGGGTACGACAGGGAGGAAGGGAACAGAGCCGTGGCCGATGGGTACGCGGACATGGTGGCCTTCGGTCGCCTGTTCCTGGCGAACCCTGACCTCCCCAGGAGGTTCCGGCTGGACGATCCTCCTCTCAACAAGTATGACCGGGCGACGTTCTACACCGGCGACCCTGTCGTCGGGTACACGGACTACCCTTTTCttgatggtgatggtgatgatgatgattgtgAGGCGGTGAGTGTCACACGGGCTGAGTGA